The Musa acuminata AAA Group cultivar baxijiao chromosome BXJ2-2, Cavendish_Baxijiao_AAA, whole genome shotgun sequence genome contains the following window.
GCACTTTATTTTCAAGAAATAACTAGTCTGATTTGATGGGGAACATTTATATCTCTTTATTAAAATTGTAACAGAGaagtgataaaaatatattaaaggtTATACGATATATCACTCTCACTGCTCAGTCAATATCCTATTCTGGTGTTATCTAACACTAGATTGTTTTTTGCACTTGCAGATTTTCTATTTCGTTGGGTTTGGCTTGTTCTGCCTCGAGTCACTGCTCAGCGTTTGGGTCATGCAGGTGATATTTCTGTGCCTGGGAGCTGCTGGCAATTGACAATTTCCTTTTTGTCTTTCCTTTTAAAGTTAATTGTGTTTACTTCATTGATTAAAATATGTTTATATAAGGTTTTAAGGTCATCAGTAATCTTGCTTATCATTTGTATACTAAATGAAATATAGTCAGagtattttgaataaaaataccTTGGTTTCCAAATGAGAAATCAGAATGCCTTATGAGATCCAGTAAAATTTGAATTTGTAAAAGGACAGTTCTTGTTGAATACAATGTTTCACACATTTTTACTTTTGTTGTAATCCTGTGCAGAAAGTATATATGTACTTCCGAGGGAGCGGAAAGGCTGCAGAAATGAAGCGGGAGGCAGCACGTGGTGCTATGAGGGCGGCAATATGATTATTGTATTTAGAATCACTTGCTTTCAATGGCCACTGTCTGATTGGAAGGCAAGAAATGCTCTTGATCAAGCTGATGCTTTGCATGCTTGATTTCTTGGTCATTCATGTCTTCAGATTATTGTCAGGCATCTACCTTGCATGAGCACTAATTTGAGTACACTGTCCTTTTTCCAAAAATTTACTGGGGAAGTTTGTATCTGCTATGGCTTCTTTGAAGCCTCTTCTTGATTGTGTTAACCATCTGATTTCTTCCTACCACAGTAGTGACTGTTCCTGTTACGGTGGTCGATGTGCTATCGAAAATAGTTTGTAGATATTCGCATGATGCCTTTCTGATTGACCCCTATTTACATAAATTAGTTTTGCATCCCATGACAACTGCATCTAAAAGATCCTTGATCAAAATTGGGAAGCCACAAACTTGTCTTTTATGGGTCCTAATTTCAATTGATAACATAATTCGCCAATGTCAAACTACAATCTTTGTATAGCTTACTCATGGTCTGGTTGCATGAACAGAGATAAACTTGGTGCAGTGCCATTGCACAGGTAGGTGGATGGAGTCACCAATTTACCCACCTATAAAGCTAATCATAAGGACACAGAAAGGATAGATCGGGAAAGGTATCAAGCAAGAGTGCAGATCTTAGTTTCCTACTCGAGAACGATAAATTCAAGCAGGACTGTTCTCCAGTACAATTCAGGACATGTAAAGATAGAGACGAGGGAGTTTATAGGTGGTAAAATGTCAGCAGCAAAAGAGAACATGCTCAGAGAATAGCAATAAAAAAGACTACGATTGCACGATATCagttaaagaaacaaaaagaagtttCGACAACGGTAGGCAATATCACCTGCAGTGTCAGGCCGGTGAATCTATCTGAAGTTATTTGCCACCCGCCACAGATTGCGACTTGACCCCAAACCCACATTTCCGGGAGAAAATGTTCCATGAACTCCTTGGCTTTCCGAGCTTCTCGATCTCTTGCTTCATGCTCAAACATTCCTTCTCGAGCTCCAGAACTTGCGACCTCATGTCATCGACATCCATATGGTGATCGTCGTTCTCCTGTTCCTCGCTGATATCTGCTTGAATCGCGACATTGCTGCTCTTCTGGAGAGCGAGGTTGGCATGAGGAGCCTGGGAGTTCTCCACCCTGTCGGAGACGAAGAACCAACCTGCAATCGAGGTTCGTAGGTGGAGCTGCTCAAAGAACAGAACTTGGACGACCAGTCTGAGGGGAAGCCTCTCGTTCTGGGCTGCATGAGTGCAGGCTTCCAAGGAGAGCTTCTGGCAGTTAATGAGTTGGCAGATCTGCTCCCTCTCGGATTCTGTGAGCCATGGATGTGACTGCAATAGAAACCAAAAgtcatcaagattgttttcttgaTCAAAGAAGTGTTATGCAAACCTGCATGATTCAAGTTTGGCCTGCTTATTCATCTCCAACTAGCCTGGCTCTGTGAATGTGTGTTGTATCCTAATGGGGTCAGAATGTGTAGAAAGAAATGTCAACGAATACTTTtccttttaagagaagaatgtgttccaTCTTAAAAGGATCCAATCAAATATTAACTTCATTTAGCAAATTAAACTGATGTTGAAGGTAGTTTTGATCTGTAGTTCTTGCACTCTGATCTCAACAGAGAATCAACCATTGTACTGCTTCAAGCAGCAAAGATCAAATTCTAAACACGTCTTGCGATGCCTCTTGTGCATGGATACATCTATAGATAATATTACTTCTACATTCATTCAAAAACTAGGAAGGGTTTCAGCAGAACAGTATACAGAGCGAAAACATGATCAGAAAAGGATATGTTACCTTGAGATAAACGTCAATAGCTCTGTAGATACCATCATCCAAAGGCCTGGCGTAATCCGAAACGACGGAAGCCAGTGAGAGGAACTTGTGAAGCTTCAAATTAACATCAGCTGCAACTTCTGCAAGATAGACATCCACAAGTCTTGCCACCATAGTCATGGGTGTCGGTGATGAAGAGGAGGTTATCGATTGCCCCTCGTCGACTATGGCTGGAGAAGTCACAGCCGACTGGTTTAGCTGCATGAAGTGGACGAGGATTCGCTGGACACAGTCTACGTCGTAAAGAGTTTCCACCGAAGGGTCCAGGCTTGGTATTAGGAGATCCTCCAGTGCAGCTTCCTCCACTTGGGCTCCTGTTCTCCTCTCCAAATTCTCCCTACAGGAAGGACTCGCACGTAAGATCATGGCAGTGCGAAGCAATCGGAGAAGGAACCTGGTCGAGATCACACCCTTGTTCATGGGTAGCAGGTCAACAATCTCTTCAAGGAAGACCCTTTGCTCGCTTTCTGATGCTGCTGAAATCGATGTACCAGGCGTGATGCGAGCAGCAGTACTGCCCCCACTCAGTCCTGGTAAGGACCTCTTTGCAGAATAAATGAGGGCTTCAGCAACGTTTTCCGGCTTCATTCCTTTGGCCTCCATGGCCAAGATGAGTCTTTTAAACAGTGGCAGACCGAGGAACGTTGCGTCCATATACCACCAATCAGCAAGCGCTGACCTCGGTGCCTCTCTGGCGACTATTCCGTTCCAGGGAGTTCTGCTACTGCTACAACTACTGCTACCTTGTGAGCTTTTGGTGGCGGCGTGTCCACCCACAGGCCAAGCCGAAAGACTCGAATCAGAACAAGCTTTAGATGCCAGAGAGTTGATGCATCTGGAGACGATATGGAGGCCTTCTGCATGAGGAAGAACGCTCTCGCATGCCTCAAGGGCTTTGATTGTGTCCTTCCAGCTACCAAGTACTTCGCCCAGGAAGTTGTCTGTCCGCGTGATAAGGTTGCCTCCTACATAATCCTCGGTCATGAGGAGGTGCTCCGCGGCACATCGCACAGGCACAACGTTGGTGGCATTCAGCTCTATCTTGATGTCGTAGCAAAATTTGGCCGCCAGCTCGAAAGCCTTGGCGCCACCAGGGATGTCATGGAGATGAAGAACACAAGCTTTTCCATCCTCACTGCGGAATTCACTTATCATTCTTCCCAAAAGACCGCTCCTATTGAGCAGTGGGAACTGCAGGTCAATAACGAAATGTATTAGGCCTCTGATTGAACACATTGAATGGCAAAACCAGCAACACATCTCAGACTGTAGAAGAAAAGACTAGATTCTTTTTCCTTCCTCGATAATGAAGAGAGAAGAAAAGTTCCCATAAAACGATTAAAAAAGAATGAATGACAAATTTGTTCCTGAAGCTCCCCGCGATGAATCCAATAAATTCGGCTTATAGCACTGATCAAACTGGTCATAATAAATGTTTCAAAAGTAGTTCCCAACAAAATATTAATAATTCTtaaacaatcataataattaataGACCTATATTATCTTCATATCAATTATTttgtataattttatatttatgatatatatatatatatatatatatatatatatattggagttTTCTTTTGGGATTAACAACACCAGTAATAGATTAGATTATTGGAAGTCTTCTTCTTTACCATACTTGAAGTTTTATGTTATTATCTGCACATGGTTGCATACAAATGTCCATGGAAATGACATCAATTGGAGTACAGAGGGGAAAAATGAAGCTAAACAACATACCTTATGAAGATGGAAAGACGTCTCTCCTACTTCAATGAGAACATCACTTGCAAGCTCAGTCAAACATCTCCTGCAAAGGCAAAAACAGTATATGGAGCTCATCAGTTTCACCAACTTACTCTCAAGGCTTCTTTGACGATGGAAAAACTCACATTCAAGTTTCCATGGATAATGTTCGTTATTTGTCTAGcaaatgtatatatttatatacactaCCAAGAGATCCAACTGATAGGCTTTCTATTAACATGAAAGAAATCCATCATATGAAAGAATTCCTCTCAaagaattaacaaaaaaaaaacgaagaaaggaagaagaacaaaACAATGGAAATGAGTTGATCCTCGAACTATTTACTAGAAATGGGACAGTGCAGCAAAGCAAcaccattatgcatgaatcacaaCGATCTATTGACAGTGTGAGATGGAAGGATGCTTGCCATGTTTGGCCTTCAAGCTGAAATGCTTCTGCCTTGGAACCCAGCTTCATTGTAGCCAtcactttcttccttttctttcaagATCTGCAGCTTATGTTAGAAAGTTGATCAGGAAATGATAGCACAGCAGGATAGCATGAACTTGTTGTTGCACTCCATACAGGAGAAGGATTAAATATAAGAAGAGAGATAAGAGGAAACTAGGCTTTGGGGAACAGAACAGGCAAATGATACTATAATTTGCCCCAGCTAAAAAAACTACCAAAAATGTTGCCTTCGAGGGAAGAAGAGTTAAGGATGAGCCCGAGTCTCATGGAGCAACCAACAACCTCCAATAAATCCTCCTTGATGGATTCCAGCGGCTTTCACGTTTACTgagttttgaggagatccattcaCCTTTCCGTATGTTCACCTCCCTACACTAAACTCTCATTGCATCTTCCACATCCAATGAAGAAAAGAGACAGGAACGCTCTAATTGGTCTTTTGATTAGAGCTGTCCAAATCCTACATCAAAATGTTGCACGGTAAACAGAGTAAATGTTGGTTCTGCAGGTGACGACCAATGGCCATCAGCTAAAATCCGAAGAGCTGCAGGAGGACAGAGATGAAAGTTCTCGTTGAAAGCATGCACTGCCATTTAACTGTATTCCCTTAATGCTCGATGATAGCGATGAGATTACAGTGATTCGAGTACAGTGCGTATAGGTAATGGCTCGTCGGTTTTGAGATAAGACTTTGTCGAAAGCTTAGTCATGTTTGATGGAAAAACCGAGACAGGAGAGGTATATGAAGCTAAGAACTAATAGAGATGCAGAATGGTCGGAGCGCGAGTGTTGTAATCCGTGCAGTGGGATTTGAAGAATGGATGAACAAACGTGAACAGATGATCAGATAACAACACGATCAAGCAATCAATGGCATGGTGCGCTTGGCTTCCCGACATGATCTCTCTTCGGATACTGATGCTAAGAATTCTCCAGCAACATGCAGTCTTCGACTCAACAGCAAGCGAAATgagatgtcaacaatggtttcatttCAGCTTCTTGTTGGCTTGTATTACAAATGAAATCACTCTGCTGTATGACAATGGAATGGAGTCGATCAATTCCACCGCTATAATCACTTCAATCTGGATGTACTAACAAAATGCTGGTAAACCTATGTAATCTAAACAAATCGAGATCACCTACACATCTACAATCACCTCACATGGAAGGAAGAAATTACAGAATACTGGAGAACCATCAGGCACAACAAGCAGCTTACAATCTCACACTTATAAGCTCGTGGAGATTTATAAAATATGGCATGCTTAAGCAAATAAAGAATACGAATGCTTGAGATTAATATCCTCAGGGAAAAGCTTAATCATAAGAATATAATATAGATGCTTTTAGCAGTTCTCCAAATGATTTATGCATGGCTTCCACCACTTTCGTCTATACCCAAAGTTTTCAATGAGGGTGGAGGTAAAAGCAAAAGACAGCCCAATGGTGGGATTGGCAAAAGATCTCTCCCCAGTGCCTGGAATTTGAGGAATACAGTCACCAAAATTAAAGAAAATTGAACCTTGTGACTGAAGACTCCAGTCTGCATGAGAAGAATTGAACCCAAAATATCTCTTAATGGTGCCTCGATAGCACGTTGCAATGATCCATGCAGGATAAATAATGCTTGCTCCGACAAAGTTAGCTTTTAGAGTTGCAAGTGAAATCAACGCAGGTCTGACAGCTACAATCTGAGAAACGGCAAATTTCACATCCAAAACATACGCATGTCGTGCATCCTCTGCAGGATGGAGATCGTGAACAACCCCTTAAGACTTTACGACTTGCTCGCTCCTCTTCGTCATCGCAGGTGACGCTGATGCATGACATGAAAATATGGTTTCAATAAACTCAAAAAAGAGACAAAAATgcaaaaagaaaagggaaaagtcATCACATTGCAAAACATTCCTAAACAATGAGAAGCAAAGAAATAATATTGTCGTATTTCTCCTAATAATGTCATTTAAGAGTACCTCAAATCAGAATATTTCAGACCAACTTGTTTGGATATATAAATCTAACCACACTTCTTTCCCTGTAATTACACAAAGGTGTCTCCAAAGTTCATACTAGGCAAGAAATTTGAACAAATCTCGTATTTGGCGAGGATCTATTAGCTATGCCAAAAAATTCTGACTTATTTGAACTCCTTCTAGAGAAATTGCGTCAGCAAGCTACATTCCAGTGGAGATAATTTATTGATATTACTAGTAAACTGGAGATAGATATGCCACTTAAAGAAAACTATGGAAGGACATCTAACTAAACCTGATGGCCATATGATCTGATTAAAATAAACAAAACTAACACCTGGAAACCAATACTTcagatagtaagatagcaagcaTTGCTTAACCGGGACGCAATGCACATCAGGAGGGAAGCTTAAACCATGGTTCTTAACTTCAACCAGATCGATAAATACAGAATGGTATTTACCGGTTTGAGCCTGAACTAGCATGTGGACCACCCCATTCCAGGTGGTTTGGGTCCAACATATTGGTCACTGCTTGATGATAAGCCTATCGAACCGAGCTTACCATTCACACAGGCCCTTCTCCTTGTACTACAATTCATACCAGCATACCATGTATTAGTATGCCAGTGTTGACTGCCAAATCCATACCGATCTGTCCATGGAACTAAACTTTCAAACAACACGATATTAGATTGAATGATGCAGCAAAGGCTACAAAGTAGCACTCAGGATGACAGGCTATGATAATCTAAACCTTTACCCAAATGCATATTAAAGAATTTGTGGGAATCATCACCTTTCACACGCCTTGGACCTAATCTCAAGTTCTGAATTGAGACCAATATATATTATTCATCAAGTGTAATTTTTAACAATAAGGATACTGCATCATCTGAATTTATTATAAGCATGTATTCCATGAAATAAAATCAGCAAAGCAATTCCAGAAGTCaagattctatctttttcattctTTATTAGTCTATAATCAACACCAAAAGAAGACCTCTTCAAGGGCCTAAGAGGTATCCTGTAGCATCGCTAGTCCCACAGAATCTTTTTATTGTTAAGAAAAATGATACTCTGGTTGAAAAACTCAAAGTGATATATCTGCTGTATGCAACTGTATCAGCAATTCCAATGGTGATAAAACAAACTATACATGGATTTTAAATTGTCATATTTAGATATTGTCACATTAGTAATTAAAATAGATACCTACAACAGGATTTCAACTAATTTTGCACCAAAATGTGATTATTTCATGCATTGCATTGAGTGTGTTTTACTTGCAATGATGTCTGAAATGCTAGATTGCAATTATAATCCTTTTCCACCAAAGCTAATTTTGATTTATTAAATTAGGTCACATACAATTCAGATATTCCTTCAACGCATGATAAATGCAACCTGTTAAAAGTTCAAGACTTCAGTTTCCTAGATTATATAGATAATTATCTTTCAAAATCTTCATTAGTACATTCATGTATTTAACTACTGACTGTCAAAGTCAAAACAGCAATACATATAAACCAATTCAACCTCAACCAATAAGTACTTCCACACATCTAAAAGAGAGCACAAACTAAGGATTTTATTTGTCATGGCATACTTGCATGCTAACTGGCTCCTTAGAAAATACTTGCCAATGATGCTATGCTAACACACTTGACATGAGGATGCAAATGGCATGGTAAGGTTTAAAAGAAAAGGTAATAAGAAACAAATAAAGAGGGAACTTACCTACAGCTTATTGGCGGTCATCAGACCAATAGTTATCCATAAAAATGTTTTAGATGTTTGTTGACAGCTTGTCGTTTGTTCATTTTAGCAGATTGTTACTTGTTTCAAACCATATATCAGCTACAGAAAAAGATGTGGCAGAATGATGTCGAAGGTAGAGATTGGTAGTGTAGGGATACCCAAAAGCTTATGCAGAGCgcataatatttcatcatggactATTCTGCAAAAGCCCATCCAGAAACAGAGGTTTTCCTTACAGATATGAGCAGGGTAGCTGAAAACCATCAAGGTTAATGTTACTTTACATCAAACAttattttagaaaagaaaaagagaaatccAAATCTTCCTCGATAGTTTAAATACAGATTGTTATATAATTTTACTTAAAAGAATCGAGATATAGTTAGTCTTGATGTTTCTGTATTTTTCAGGAAGAAATAAAGAACAATAAATAGAATATTTTAGAAAATGACTCGATGACTAAAtgctgaaatcaatcacaaaagaa
Protein-coding sequences here:
- the LOC135604927 gene encoding BTB/POZ domain-containing protein At5g03250-like translates to MATMKLGSKAEAFQLEGQTWRCLTELASDVLIEVGETSFHLHKFPLLNRSGLLGRMISEFRSEDGKACVLHLHDIPGGAKAFELAAKFCYDIKIELNATNVVPVRCAAEHLLMTEDYVGGNLITRTDNFLGEVLGSWKDTIKALEACESVLPHAEGLHIVSRCINSLASKACSDSSLSAWPVGGHAATKSSQGSSSCSSSRTPWNGIVAREAPRSALADWWYMDATFLGLPLFKRLILAMEAKGMKPENVAEALIYSAKRSLPGLSGGSTAARITPGTSISAASESEQRVFLEEIVDLLPMNKGVISTRFLLRLLRTAMILRASPSCRENLERRTGAQVEEAALEDLLIPSLDPSVETLYDVDCVQRILVHFMQLNQSAVTSPAIVDEGQSITSSSSPTPMTMVARLVDVYLAEVAADVNLKLHKFLSLASVVSDYARPLDDGIYRAIDVYLKSHPWLTESEREQICQLINCQKLSLEACTHAAQNERLPLRLVVQVLFFEQLHLRTSIAGWFFVSDRVENSQAPHANLALQKSSNVAIQADISEEQENDDHHMDVDDMRSQVLELEKECLSMKQEIEKLGKPRSSWNIFSRKCGFGVKSQSVAGGK